In Porites lutea chromosome 9, jaPorLute2.1, whole genome shotgun sequence, a single window of DNA contains:
- the LOC140948361 gene encoding uncharacterized protein has product MMRKPLFSFLAAQVLYLQLYFTSGAVFQAGKVNITDTSQNNHGCQAVSFETQFRGSGDVKVFATLSHGNKYVKIHDPASLWVKSVSTTGFEACVREAGGGSGGTPVINWLAFQGSHQGIHSGNVEFNEFTSRTQCKKISLSIQNQIKPQVFVTVQHKHSNRPFDSMNIWLEEVKADGFVVCLREFMSFDGIHTGLKVNWLAYDLLPEAWNFTEHRRLHFSGLGAPKKENNYAFCQDYKFENPFYEPPNILASVGHENGTRELSMKADGRYSNALTVWIEEITRLSFKVCIKDSQGMSKFHDPVTVDYAIVGDIDPCTNVTCDYHAICKAFSAFDARCVCDDNCPSYEEPVCSSNSTTFKNKCFCLLDICRRKSNHTLYHPGSCTGFPVQTGRVSLKRHVQWAETACEVVKFPPFSFYPDKEVHVQITTNHWNISEKNFVHDATVSWVETVNFENFEVYVTAAGRNDRFVKEFATVDWMAYQGAPDGGVAGKMRIPEWWTGSQCSKVSLPQGRFASTPTVLVTAEHISADFKHDAASLWVENGTSSSFYICLRELQNYDGLHEDIFVSWMAFETIHRPLFAESRHEDFPNNNSVSTSYNGAFCKDVPFAKNYDNEPIVLIAASHNSEGNNLKPIYMSVTPWIEHIKTSEFRICLKELFADQHDPVTVSYTVLADVCKPGWSYFNGFCYSTSHSCKNWTEAEKICQAYRANLITVRNQEENVYIQHRLNGAKGWIGLNDRVTEGNFTWADNQTNNFTYWAKNQPNNFNNEDCVHTLGVRHSFMWNDVRCDTCHNYTCSEDFDECGGNNNHCHKNAVCTNTIGSYKCHCSVGYAGDGLACTDIDECSSGHQCDSRATCYNTDGSYTCICNNGYTGDGRTCREVDECSLNTHDCDAHAICSNTEGSFTCKCDLNSHHLGDGKTCTPHRGLSDSVILANDVSKMTQLNNWLLPHLQSSDRSYWKLCFRASIHGWRSRTFHSYCDNKGPTVTIVRVGIYIFGGYNDNSWQWSAGYQYSTNTFLYSLKDYYGYGYFKKDITQQYGRATYSHYDRFPTFGSHDIYIADNAGYNSNSYFSNCDQYRRPYCDYKIWVGRTQYGNNFRPDELEVYYEVLA; this is encoded by the exons ATGATGAGGAAGCCACTCTTTTCTTTCCTCGCCGCTCAGGTGCTTTATTTGCAGCTATATTTTACCAGTG ggGCGGTCTTTCAAGCTGGGAAGGTAAATATTACCGACACTTCCCAAAACAACCATGGTTGCCAAGCCGTTTCTTTCGAAACTCAATTCCGGGGTTCAGGAGATGTAAAGGTGTTCGCGACGCTCAGTCACGGAAACAAATATGTTAAAATCCACGACCCAGCGTCTCTTTGGGTGAAGTCGGTGTCAACAACAGGTTTTGAAGCCTGCGTGCGCGAAGCAGGAGGTGGCTCTGGTGGCACGCCTGTTATCAACTGGCTTGCATTTCAAGGTTCGCATCAAGGCATACACTCTGGGAACGTGGAATTTAATGAATTCACGTCACGAACACAGTGCAAGAAGATATCGCTAAGCATTCAGAATCAG aTAAAACCTCAAGTGTTTGTAACCGTTCAACATAAACATTCTAACCGTCCTTTTGATTCCATGAACATCTGGCTAGAAGAGGTCAAAGCAGATGGCTTCGTTGTTTGCTTGAGAGAGTTTATGAGTTTCGACGGTATCCATACCGGACTTAAGGTG AACTGGCTTGCTTATGATTTGCTTCCTGAGGCTTGGAATTTTACTGAGCATAGAAGGCTTCATTTTTCTGGACTTGGTGCACCAAAGAAAGAGAACAACTATGCTTTTTGTCAG GATTATAAGTTTGAGAATCCATTCTACGAGCCGCCCAATATTCTGGCATCTGTCGGCCATGAAAATGGCACCAGGGAACTGTCAATGAAGGCAGATGGTCGCTATAGCAACGCTTTGACTGTCTGGATTGAG GAGATCACTCGTTTGTCTTTCAAAGTGTGCATCAAAGACAGTCAGGGAATGAGCAAGTTTCACGATCCAGTTACAGTGGACTATGCAATAGTGGGAG ATATAGACCCTTGCACAAACGTTACTTGCGATTACCATGCCATCTGCAAAGCATTCTCTGCATTTGATGCCCGTTGTGTTTGTGATGACAACTGCCCGTCGTACGAGGAGCCAGTGTGTTCATCCAACTCGACAACATTTAAGAACAAGTGCTTTTGTCTGCTGGACATTTGCAGGCGCAAGAGTAACCACACTCTCTATCATCCCGGTAGCTGTACAG GTTTTCCTGTTCAGACTGGGCGagtttcactgaaaagacatgTACAGTGGGCAGAGACGGCCTGTGAAGTAGTAAAATTTCCACCGTTTTCATTCTATCCGGACAAAGAAGTGCACGTACAAATAACGACCAATCACTGGAACATAAGCGAGAAAAATTTTGTACATGATGCTACTGTGTCCTGGGTGGAAACTGTTAACTTCGAGAATTTTGAG GTATACGTGACTGCAGCAGGAAGAAATGATCGCTTTGTCAAAGAATTTGCCACGGTGGACTGGATGGCCTACCAAGGTGCTCCTGATGGAGGTGTGGCGGGTAAAATGCGCATTCCAGAATGGTGGACTGGATCACAGTGCTCAAAAGTCAGCCTTCCTCAG GGAAGATTTGCATCTACACCAACGGTCCTGGTTACAGCAGAACATATAAGTGCAGACTTTAAGCATGATGCCGCAAGTTTGTGGGTGGAAAACGGAACCAGTTCCTCCTTTTACATTTGTCTTCGAGAACTACAGAATTATGATGGTCTACATGAAGATATCTTTGTG AGTTGGATGGCCTTTGAAACAATCCACAGGCCCCTTTTCGCTGAGAGCAGACACGAGGATTTTCCAAACAACAATTCCGTTTCTACAAGCTACAATGGTGCATTTTGCAAG GACGTCCCATTTGCAAAGAATTACGACAACGAACCCATAGTATTAATAGCAGCTAGTCACAACTCAGAAGGCAACAATTTGAAGCCAATATACATGTCCGTGACCCCATGGATTGAG CATATCAAGACCAGCGAATTTCGCATTTGTCTCAAGGAGTTGTTCGCTGACCAGCATGATCCGGTGACTGTCTCCTATACAGTATTAGCAG ATGTATGCAAACCGGGCTGGTCATATTTTAATGGTTTTTGCTACTCGACAAGCCATTCATGCAAAAATTGGACCGAAGCTGAGAAAATCTGCCAGGCATACCGCGCCAACCTCATAACCGTACGGAATCAAGAAGAAAACGTTTATATTCAGCATCGGCTGAATGGTGCTAAGGGCTGGATTGGTCTAAACGATAGGGTTACAGAGGGCAATTTCACCTGGGCAGATAATCAAACCAATAATTTCACATACTGGGCGAAAAACCAACCAAACAACTTCAACAATGAAGATTGTGTTCACACATTAGGAGTCAGACATAGTTTTATGTGGAATGATGTGAGATGTGATACTTGTCATAACTATACCTGCTCAGAAG ATTTCGATGAATGTGGAGGAAATAATAACCACTGCCACAAGAATGCTGTCTGCACAAACACCATTGGCTCCTATAAGTGCCATTGCTCCGTAGGATATGCTGGTGATGGCTTGGCATGCACAG ATATCGATGAGTGTTCTTCAGGTCACCAGTGTGACAGCCGTGCAACATGTTACAATACAGATGGATCCTACACGTGCATCTGTAACAACGGCTACACGGGAGATGGACGAACCTGTCGAG AGGTTGATGAATGCTCACTCAACACTCATGACTGTGACGCGCATGCAATCTGCAGCAATACCGAAGGGTCATTCACTTGCAAGTGCGACCTGAATTCGCATCACCTTGGCGATGGAAAAACATGCACTCCTCATC GTGGCCTTAGTGACTCCGTCATTTTAGCAAACGATGTCAGCAAGATGACGCAACTAAATAACTGGCTTCTTCCCCACTTGCAAAGTTCGGACAGAAGTTACTGGAAACTGTGTTTTAGAGCTTCCATTCATGGCTGGAGATCACGGACCTTTCACAGCTACTGCGATAACAAAGGTCCCACTGTAACCATTGTTAGGGTCGGGATCTATATTTTTGGAGGCTACAACGACAATTCATGGCAAT GGTCTGCTGGTTATCAATATTCGACAAATACCTTCTTATACTCACTGAAAGACTACTACGGTTAtggatattttaaaaaggaCATAACCCAGCAGTATGGTAGGGCCACGTACAGCCACTATGACCGTTTTCCAACTTTTGGTAGCCATGATATCTACATTGCAGACAATGCAGGATACAATAGTAATTCTTACTTTAGTAATTGTGACCAGTACCGAAGGCCATATTGCGACTATAAAATCTGGGTTGGCCGAACACAATACGGGAATAATTTCCGCCCAGATGAGTTGGAGGTTTATTATGAAGTGCTTGCTTAA